The following coding sequences lie in one Drosophila bipectinata strain 14024-0381.07 chromosome XR, DbipHiC1v2, whole genome shotgun sequence genomic window:
- the B-H1 gene encoding homeobox protein B-H1 isoform X1, which yields MKDSMSILTQTPSEAPAAHSQLHHHHHHLSHHHPALHHHPALQHHYSLQQLPHQHQQQHPHQQPPPPPAAAPTTVVNMSGSTTTAANLKPNRSRFMINDILAGSAAAAFYKQQQHHHHNNNNHSGGSSGGSSPTHHNNNNGESFEPPSGGAGAAAPPPLHHLHPQSHPHPHSHPHPHALVHPHAKLAAGGGAANGLNVAQYAAAMQQHYAAAAAAAAARNSAAAAAAAAAAAAAAAAGGGGGPGVGGAGGPPAGADLDDSSDYHEENEDCDSDEGGSAGGGGGGSGHMDDHSVCSNGGKDDDGNSIKSGSTSDMSGLSKKQRKARTAFTDHQLQTLEKSFERQKYLSVQERQELAHKLDLSDCQVKTWYQNRRTKWKRQTAVGLELLAEAGNFAAFQRLYGGSPYLGAWPYAAAAGAGAAAAAAHGATPHTSIDIYYRQAAAAAAMQKPLPYNLYAGVPNVGVGVGVGPAPFSHLSASSSLSSLSSYYQSAAAAAAAANPGGPPPPPPPSAATAAPGGSPPIGGLIKPLAGSPSGGLPSHSHHSRPASASPPLPLARPPSTPSPTLNPGSPPGRSVDSCSQAQSDDEDQIQV from the exons ATGAAAGACTCGATGAGCATTCTAACCCAAACGCCCAGCGAAGCGCCCGCGGCCCACAGCCAGCTgcaccaccatcaccatcatcTCAGTCACCATCATCCGGCGCTGCATCATCACCCGGCGTTGCAGCATCACTACAGCCTGCAGCAACTAccgcatcagcatcagcagcagcacccgCACCAGCAGCCACCTCCACCACCGGCGGCAGCACCAACCACGGTCGTCAACATGTCCGGCAGCACCACCACGGCGGCCAATCTGAAGCCCAACCGCTCCCGCTTCATGATCAACGACATCCTGGCGGGCAGTGCGGCGGCCGCCTTCtacaaacagcagcagcaccaccatcacaacaacaacaatcactCTGGGGGCTCCAGTGGTGGCAGCAGCCCCAcgcaccacaacaacaacaacggcgAGAGCTTTGAGCCGCCGAGCGGCGGGGCCGGGGCAGCCGCTCCACCGCCACTGCACCACCTGCACCCGCAgtcgcatccgcatccgcattcGCATCCACATCCGCACGCCCTGGTGCATCCGCACGCCAAGCTGGCCGCGGGCGGTGGCGCCGCCAACGGTCTGAATGTGGCACAGTACGCGGCGGCCATGCAACAGCACtatgccgccgccgccgctgcagcagcagcccgAAACAGTGCAGCAGCCGCCGCGGCAGCCGCAGCCGCTGCAGCAGCTGCCGCCGCCGGAGGAGGTGGAGGCCCTGGTGTGGGCGGGGCGGGCGGACCGCCGGCAGGCGCCGATCTGGACGACAGCAGTGACTATCACGAGGAGAACGAGGACTGCGACAGTGACGAGGGCGGCAGCGCGGGAGGCGGCGGGGGAGGCAGCGGCCACATGGACGATCACAGCGTTTGTAGCAATG gCGGCAAGGACGATGATGGTAATAGCATCAAGAGCGGCTCCACTAGCGATATGAGCGGGCTGAGCAAAAAGCAACGCAAGGCCAGAACCGCCTTCACGGACCACCAGCTGCAGACCCTGGAGAAGTCGTTCGAGCGGCAGAAGTACCTCAGTGTCCAGGAGCGCCAGGAGCTGGCCCACAAGCTGGACCTGAGCGACTGCCAGGTGAAGACCTGGTACCAGAATCGGAG AACCAAATGGAAACGTCAGACTGCCGTGGGATTGGAACTCCTAGCCGAGGCCGGTAACTTTGCCGCCTTCCAGCGGCTCTACGGTGGGAGCCCTTACCTGGGAGCCTGGCCGTATGCGGCTGCTGCCGGTGCCGGagccgctgctgccgccgcccaTGGGGCCACGCCCCACACCAGCATCGATATCTACTACCGCCAAgcggccgccgccgccgccatgCAGAAACCCCTGCCCTACAACCTCTACGCCGGCGTGCCCAATGTGGGCGTGGGCGTAGGCGTCGGCCCGGCCCCCTTCTCGCATCTATCCGCCTCCAGTTCGCTGTCCTCGCTGAGCAGCTACTACCAGAGCGCCGCTGCCGCCGCGGCTGCCGCGAATCCGGGAGGACCGCCACCTCCACCACCGCCCTCGGCGGCGACCGCGGCCCCCGGTGGATCCCCGCCCATCGGTGGTCTGATCAAGCCGCTGGCCGGCAGCCCATCCGGCGGCCTGCCCAGCCACTCGCACCACTCCCGTCCCGCCTCTGCCTCGCCGCCGCTGCCACTGGCACGCCCTCCCTCGACGCCCAGTCCGACCCTCAATCCGGGCAGCCCGCCGGGTCGTTCCGTGGATAGTTGTTCGCAGGCCCAGTCGGACGATGAGGATCAGATCCAGGTGTGA
- the B-H1 gene encoding homeobox protein B-H1 isoform X2, which produces MKDSMSILTQTPSEAPAAHSQLHHHHHHLSHHHPALHHHPALQHHYSLQQLPHQHQQQHPHQQPPPPPAAAPTTVVNMSGSTTTAANLKPNRSRFMINDILAGSAAAAFYKQQQHHHHNNNNHSGGSSGGSSPTHHNNNNGESFEPPSGGAGAAAPPPLHHLHPQSHPHPHSHPHPHALVHPHAKLAAGGGAANGLNVAQYAAAMQQHYAAAAAAAAARNSAAAAAAAAAAAAAAAAGGGGGPGVGGAGGPPAGADLDDSSDYHEENEDCDSDEGGSAGGGGGGSGHMDDHSVCSNGEAARTMMVIASRAAPLAI; this is translated from the exons ATGAAAGACTCGATGAGCATTCTAACCCAAACGCCCAGCGAAGCGCCCGCGGCCCACAGCCAGCTgcaccaccatcaccatcatcTCAGTCACCATCATCCGGCGCTGCATCATCACCCGGCGTTGCAGCATCACTACAGCCTGCAGCAACTAccgcatcagcatcagcagcagcacccgCACCAGCAGCCACCTCCACCACCGGCGGCAGCACCAACCACGGTCGTCAACATGTCCGGCAGCACCACCACGGCGGCCAATCTGAAGCCCAACCGCTCCCGCTTCATGATCAACGACATCCTGGCGGGCAGTGCGGCGGCCGCCTTCtacaaacagcagcagcaccaccatcacaacaacaacaatcactCTGGGGGCTCCAGTGGTGGCAGCAGCCCCAcgcaccacaacaacaacaacggcgAGAGCTTTGAGCCGCCGAGCGGCGGGGCCGGGGCAGCCGCTCCACCGCCACTGCACCACCTGCACCCGCAgtcgcatccgcatccgcattcGCATCCACATCCGCACGCCCTGGTGCATCCGCACGCCAAGCTGGCCGCGGGCGGTGGCGCCGCCAACGGTCTGAATGTGGCACAGTACGCGGCGGCCATGCAACAGCACtatgccgccgccgccgctgcagcagcagcccgAAACAGTGCAGCAGCCGCCGCGGCAGCCGCAGCCGCTGCAGCAGCTGCCGCCGCCGGAGGAGGTGGAGGCCCTGGTGTGGGCGGGGCGGGCGGACCGCCGGCAGGCGCCGATCTGGACGACAGCAGTGACTATCACGAGGAGAACGAGGACTGCGACAGTGACGAGGGCGGCAGCGCGGGAGGCGGCGGGGGAGGCAGCGGCCACATGGACGATCACAGCGTTTGTAGCAATGGTGAG gCGGCAAGGACGATGATGGTAATAGCATCAAGAGCGGCTCCACTAGCGATATGA